The Humulus lupulus chromosome 3, drHumLupu1.1, whole genome shotgun sequence genome window below encodes:
- the LOC133825542 gene encoding uncharacterized mitochondrial protein AtMg00810-like, whose product MSVLIVYGDDIIVTGNHTEEIFLIKEMFAKEFEVKDLGTPRYFLGMEFARSKKGILVFQRKYTLGLLKETGMLGSKPSTTPIELGDKRKMFRGNSVDKGRYQQLVGKLIYLSHTRPEIAFATIERKVEVFIDADWVGSVDDRKSTSGYCTLVRGNVVTWRSKK is encoded by the exons ATGTCAGTACTTATCGTGTATGGCGATGACATAATTGTCACTGGAAACCATACTGAAGAGATTTTTCTGATCAAAGAAATGTTTGCAAAGGAGTTCGAAGTCAAGGATCTTGGTACGCCCAGGTATTTTCTGGGAATGGAATTTGCTAGAAGCAAAAAAGGGATTCTTGTGTTCCAAAGAAAATACACTCTTGGTCTCTTAAAAGAAACAGGAATGCTCGGTAGCAAGCCCAGCACGACTCCAATCGAGCTCGGAGACAAGAGGAAAATGTTTCGAGGAAATTCAGTTGACAAAGGGAGGTACCAACAGCTAGTAGGGAAGCTTATCTACCTCTCACATACTAGACCTGAAATTGCCTTTGCG ACAATCGAGAGGAAGGTTGAAGTGTTCATAGATGCAGACTGGGTTGGGTCAGTTGATGATAGAAAATCTACATCTGGGTATTGTACTCTTGTACGGGGTAATGTGGTAACATGGCGAAGTAAAAAGTAA